A stretch of Methanobrevibacter sp. YE315 DNA encodes these proteins:
- a CDS encoding Ig-like domain-containing protein: MIVGIFLLAIFAIGAVSAAEDIDTTDNVLAIDSVDEIEITQEGSGELLCLAGDSSGEILEEDGNSYSGGSSTVDSHFYGTTMTELSNFIRPAVDGDVIYFENDITSDQAFENTTNGIQINKCITINGNGHTIDLKGLTPAFFIKTTNVVLNNLTIKNGRAFQNGGVITSSSVGSCTITNCIFMDNAAEERGGVIYLNSADSCNIINSNFINNQVLSSSIGYGGSIFAVNHINVRNCTFTNNKGNYGGAIYLKSTGDLAGCNFVGNTAAGKGFGGAIYAEKYINLNNCNFNNNDAKYGGAVYSASSGSCDLTGCNFVGNTAIEGAGVYSFNRANLNNCNFTDNTISNNVDNKGARGAAFYGSGSFNNCNFINNHAQSDKSYGGGLYIKQDSTIINCNFEDNTAEISGGAVYAGVGTTLEIINSNFINNRAQGANGYGGAVFSNMTNDLISNCNFTNNYAKNTGGAIYSPIGDCNLNDCNFYDNVAENIAGAIYSVNGVYELTDCDFTNNAAESGGAFYGGGTLNNCNFTSNSATANDGGAVYSLLNSNMNNCIFVGNSAGRNGGATYNKQTSNTNNCIFNNNNAGRNGGAAFNVNANNCDFVNNNAQSDNSGYGGAMYQGDASNCYFVDCSAAKRGGAIANGNAHDSIFINCDNPYGVVYNGTSENCMFTESPVLYCPDITVDYGEAISVPVRILDKDGSDVNGLPVDVKVYEGNKLIDSFATESGSSVTLDVDAGSYIIALTSKYIDPINARLVVNIPKPSPFISAPPVTTQYGKNAVITVNLFSDVPGNVKITINGNTQKAKITNGVATYTVSGLNYGLYPVEISYLGNYKYAADSINTTLKVNKNSPIVSIVANDIAYNENATVTVNLAKNVAGNVRITVNGVTEKVKIVNKLASATFTGLKAGTHDVKVTYAGNINYVAQTKTATLKVVKGTPIISADAPDADYGEDAVISVALFKDVPGNVRVTVNGISERTKITNGEATYTVSGLKTGSYEVTVYYAGNVNYNAQTFKTTLNIVKGTPITAISVNNINVGDTAQINVLTAKNVNGNIRITVNGVTERVRIVNGVATLNVTGLKAGTYDVTAVYAGSTYFNSQTKTATLTVSKGSPGLSFTAVTKSGKTTVTAKIAQDAPGNVKIIVDGVNTYTAKITNGVATYAISGLASGSHTIKVTYGGNYKYTSQSRAKTITV; this comes from the coding sequence ATGATAGTTGGTATTTTTTTACTAGCTATTTTCGCAATTGGGGCTGTCAGTGCAGCCGAGGATATTGACACGACAGATAATGTTCTTGCAATTGACTCTGTCGATGAAATTGAAATAACACAGGAAGGCTCTGGTGAGCTTTTATGTTTGGCTGGAGACTCCAGTGGGGAAATTTTAGAGGAGGATGGAAATTCATATTCTGGTGGAAGTTCCACTGTTGACTCTCACTTTTATGGAACTACAATGACTGAACTATCTAATTTCATAAGACCTGCTGTTGATGGTGATGTCATTTATTTTGAAAATGATATCACCTCAGATCAAGCTTTTGAAAATACAACTAATGGAATACAAATTAACAAATGCATTACAATTAATGGTAATGGGCATACAATTGATTTAAAAGGGTTAACACCGGCATTCTTTATTAAAACAACCAATGTTGTCTTGAATAATCTGACAATTAAAAATGGTCGAGCTTTCCAGAATGGGGGAGTTATTACATCAAGTAGTGTAGGTTCTTGTACCATAACCAACTGTATTTTTATGGATAATGCTGCGGAAGAACGTGGAGGGGTCATCTATTTAAATAGTGCCGATTCTTGCAATATAATCAATTCCAATTTTATTAATAATCAGGTATTATCATCCAGTATAGGTTATGGCGGTTCTATTTTTGCTGTCAATCATATTAATGTAAGAAATTGTACTTTTACCAACAATAAAGGAAATTATGGTGGTGCCATTTATTTAAAAAGCACAGGTGATTTGGCCGGTTGTAATTTTGTTGGCAACACTGCAGCCGGAAAGGGCTTTGGTGGTGCAATTTATGCTGAAAAATATATAAATTTAAATAATTGTAACTTCAACAACAATGACGCAAAATATGGTGGTGCTGTTTATTCAGCAAGCAGCGGTTCATGTGATTTGACCGGTTGTAATTTTGTTGGTAACACTGCAATAGAAGGTGCTGGTGTCTACAGCTTCAATCGGGCTAATTTAAACAATTGTAATTTCACTGATAATACAATTTCCAATAATGTGGATAATAAGGGTGCTCGTGGTGCTGCTTTCTATGGTTCAGGTTCTTTTAATAATTGTAACTTTATCAATAATCATGCACAAAGTGATAAGAGCTATGGTGGTGGACTCTACATCAAACAAGATTCCACAATAATCAACTGTAATTTCGAGGATAATACTGCAGAAATAAGTGGCGGTGCTGTTTATGCAGGTGTCGGCACTACTTTAGAGATAATTAATTCTAATTTCATTAATAATCGTGCTCAAGGTGCTAATGGTTATGGTGGTGCTGTTTTTAGCAATATGACCAATGATTTAATTAGTAATTGTAACTTCACTAATAACTATGCAAAAAATACCGGTGGTGCAATTTATTCACCAATTGGGGATTGCAATTTAAACGATTGTAATTTTTATGATAATGTTGCAGAAAATATTGCAGGCGCAATTTATTCAGTCAATGGTGTTTATGAATTAACTGATTGTGATTTTACCAACAATGCAGCAGAATCCGGTGGTGCTTTTTATGGTGGCGGCACATTAAACAATTGTAACTTTACTAGTAATAGTGCTACTGCAAATGATGGCGGTGCTGTTTACAGCCTATTGAATTCCAATATGAATAACTGTATTTTCGTTGGCAATTCTGCAGGCCGTAACGGTGGTGCTACTTACAACAAGCAAACCTCAAATACAAACAATTGTATCTTTAACAATAATAATGCAGGCCGTAACGGTGGTGCAGCATTCAATGTTAATGCAAACAATTGTGATTTTGTAAATAATAATGCACAAAGTGATAACAGCGGATATGGAGGCGCGATGTATCAAGGTGATGCATCCAATTGTTATTTTGTAGATTGTTCCGCAGCCAAAAGAGGCGGTGCAATTGCTAATGGTAATGCACATGATTCAATATTCATAAATTGCGATAATCCATACGGTGTTGTTTATAATGGTACTTCTGAAAATTGCATGTTCACTGAATCACCGGTTTTATACTGTCCGGACATTACTGTTGATTATGGTGAGGCAATATCCGTGCCAGTAAGAATTCTTGACAAGGATGGCAGTGATGTTAACGGATTGCCTGTTGATGTTAAAGTTTATGAAGGCAATAAGCTGATAGATTCTTTTGCTACAGAATCAGGTTCTAGTGTAACACTAGACGTTGATGCAGGTAGCTATATTATTGCATTAACTAGCAAATATATTGACCCGATTAATGCTCGCCTTGTTGTTAATATTCCAAAACCAAGCCCATTTATTTCAGCACCTCCTGTAACAACCCAATACGGCAAAAACGCAGTCATCACTGTTAATTTATTCAGTGATGTTCCTGGAAATGTAAAAATCACCATAAATGGTAATACTCAAAAGGCAAAAATCACAAACGGTGTTGCAACATACACAGTTTCCGGATTAAACTATGGCCTATATCCTGTTGAGATTTCATATCTTGGTAACTACAAATATGCTGCTGATTCAATTAACACTACTCTTAAAGTGAATAAAAATTCACCAATAGTCTCAATTGTTGCAAATGATATTGCATACAATGAAAATGCAACAGTAACAGTTAATTTAGCAAAAAATGTGGCTGGAAATGTAAGAATAACTGTAAATGGAGTAACTGAAAAAGTTAAAATTGTAAATAAATTAGCATCTGCAACATTCACAGGTTTAAAAGCCGGCACACATGACGTAAAAGTAACATATGCAGGTAATATTAACTATGTTGCTCAAACAAAAACAGCAACTTTAAAAGTTGTTAAAGGAACTCCTATTATTTCAGCTGATGCTCCTGATGCAGATTATGGTGAAGATGCTGTTATCTCTGTTGCTTTATTTAAAGATGTTCCGGGCAATGTAAGAGTTACTGTTAATGGAATTTCCGAAAGGACTAAAATCACAAATGGTGAAGCTACTTATACAGTTTCAGGTCTTAAAACTGGATCTTATGAAGTAACAGTATATTATGCGGGCAATGTTAATTATAATGCACAAACTTTTAAAACTACTTTAAATATTGTTAAAGGAACTCCAATTACTGCAATTTCTGTTAATAATATTAATGTTGGGGATACTGCTCAAATTAATGTTTTAACCGCAAAAAATGTCAATGGTAATATAAGAATCACTGTTAATGGAGTAACTGAAAGAGTTAGAATCGTAAATGGTGTGGCCACTCTAAATGTAACTGGTCTAAAAGCAGGAACTTATGATGTAACTGCAGTTTATGCGGGTAGTACTTATTTCAACTCTCAAACAAAAACTGCAACATTAACTGTAAGCAAAGGTTCTCCAGGCTTGTCATTTACCGCAGTAACAAAAAGTGGTAAAACCACTGTAACTGCCAAAATTGCTCAAGATGCTCCAGGAAATGTGAAAATCATCGTTGATGGTGTTAATACATACACTGCAAAAATCACAAATGGTGTTGCAACATATGCCATTTCAGGTTTAGCAAGTGGAAGCCACACAATCAAAGTAACCTACGGTGGAAACTATAAGTATACTTCACAAAGCAGAGCAAAAACAATAACTGTTTAA
- the dmpI gene encoding 4-oxalocrotonate tautomerase DmpI produces MPVITIAGNDGISVEKKREMVKNVSKVVADAYDLPVEAITVLVQAYPKESIGVAGELLSDRE; encoded by the coding sequence ATGCCTGTAATAACAATAGCTGGAAATGATGGAATAAGTGTCGAAAAGAAAAGAGAAATGGTTAAAAACGTATCTAAAGTTGTAGCTGACGCATATGATTTGCCTGTTGAAGCTATAACCGTACTGGTTCAAGCTTATCCAAAGGAAAGTATTGGAGTAGCCGGTGAACTTCTAAGCGATAGGGAATAG
- a CDS encoding deoxyuridine 5'-triphosphate nucleotidohydrolase yields MLGEKELVKLFPDFADLVQPSGIDLELDKIYTQQSGGSLIDNEKNLPEIKELEGDIYTLKPHTAYLASIKRKVKIPKGYTMLYLPRSTLLRSFISVQTAVGDPGFYGTLMFMIYNHGEYEYKIKSGDRIAQAVVFPVEGSGEYDGSYQEVEE; encoded by the coding sequence ATGCTCGGTGAAAAAGAACTTGTTAAGTTGTTTCCAGATTTTGCGGATTTGGTGCAGCCTTCTGGAATTGATTTGGAATTGGATAAAATATACACACAGCAAAGCGGTGGCTCACTCATTGACAATGAAAAGAACTTGCCGGAAATTAAGGAACTTGAAGGTGATATCTACACCTTAAAGCCACATACTGCATATCTTGCAAGCATTAAAAGGAAAGTTAAGATACCTAAAGGTTATACAATGCTTTATCTTCCTCGCTCAACACTTTTAAGGTCATTTATTTCAGTTCAAACTGCGGTTGGAGATCCTGGTTTTTATGGAACATTGATGTTCATGATCTACAATCACGGCGAATATGAGTATAAAATCAAATCAGGCGACAGGATTGCACAGGCTGTCGTATTTCCGGTTGAAGGCTCAGGGGAATATGACGGTTCTTATCAGGAGGTGGAAGAGTGA